The Chloroflexus aggregans DSM 9485 genome segment CCCTCGCCACCATACCAACCCCAAGACTCCGATCAGGTGGATGGTTAATACGCTAATGAAATAGACGGTATGTGGGCCAACGGTTTGACGTGCCGCGTCGGGGGCGAGTATGGTCTCGATGCGAGCCGCAACAAAGGGTGTGAAAAAGTAGAGCGCGCCACAACAAGCAGCGGCTAATCGCCACTCATCACGGCGCACGATCACCCAGCCGATGAACGTCGCCAGCGGTGTCGCAAGGATGACCAAGGCGAGCCAGCGTAGTACCTCAGGGTTGCGATTCTCGGTAAGCGGATAATAGGTTGCCAGTGCAATCACCCAGCCGGTACCACCGGCCAACGCCACAAACAACATTGTACGAAGAGTTCGATCCATTGCAGTACGTCATTATTGTAATTGGCGCAGCATGCGATCAAGCCGATCTTTGTGCTTTTTGATCAGATTCTGTTGATCGGTGATAGCTGCCTCTATCTGTTCGAGCTGATTTTCAAGCTGATCTAACGTCGCGACATACCGCTGCCGCAACGCCCCTTCCTCACCATCGCTATGCAAAGGTGTAAGCTGTTGCTGTAAACGCTTTTGACGCTCGAAGATGCGCTGCTGCTCGCGCTCGTACTCGGCAATCTGCTGTTTGGCAGCATCAATTTGGCGCAACAGATTCAAAACACGTGACAAGTGCTGAAAGGTTGTGTCGTCGATAACTTTATCGTGTAACCACGCTTGCAACTTTTCACCGGTCAGGCTCGAAATTGTTTCGTAACGTGAGCTAGGGGAGCGTTCGCAAACCGTAAACTCGACACTACCGAAGGCCGGCACTTCAACATTCCAGCTTGCCAATTCGTTGGTTTGGCTCTGTGGCGGTGGTGTATCAACGAGTTCGGCATTATCCGAGAGCGTATGTTCAATGGTAACCGTACACGATTTGGCCAATGTACTGGTAATCTTGTACCGGGAAAACGTCAGAAGGTACGAATCGGCAATCAAATCGCCTTGCCCCAAACGAATACTCCGTAATATATTTTGAATATCAAAAGATTCACTCACCGTCACGCCTAACTCAGCAGCGTAGAGCACTTTGATCTCGGCGCCGGCACGGGTAAACGGTACGACCGCTTCACCGGCATACTCACCGCCGATCAAGACCGTTACCGGACCTTGCTCGAGGGTCAAGTCGGTAGTATTGGTGAGAAACAAGGCAGCAAAGGGATGGCGATTCATCTGTTTTGAGTTGTAGACAAGGACACGCCGCGCCGGCAGGTAGGAACCGACAATCGGTGCCATCGCCGACTGACCGCGTCCGACACTCACCGGCTGGTGAACACGATAGGCAAAGAGCACATCACGATCCTCACCGGAAGCTGCCGTTGGTGTACTTTCAGCCGCTTCCGTTGAATCAGACACTGCAAGAGCGTGTATTTGTATCTCATCCTCACTAACACTTTCTTCCAAAAACGACGCTCTTCTTTTCGGCTTCGGTGATGGAGGCGGTCGATTGGTGACGACGGGTCGATCAGGCGTCTGTGGTTGATACAACTGGTAATGAAACGAGATCGGCTGACCGGCGACTAATGTCACCTCTACATCACGCAGATCCTCGTCTAAAAGGTTATCGAACAGACCCCACCCCTGTAACCAACAACGAGCCTCGTTACCGTCCTCCTCGAACAGCAAGCGATAGCTCACCCGCCAGGCCGGCGCCGGAGCCACATAACCGATCAGCAAATCGTGGTCGCCGGGTGTAAGGTGAACGGTGACCGAGCGGTCGCTCCGATCGCCGTGGTCGGCGTGTAAGAAAAAGATGAGATCATTGTGGACGACTTCCTCAAGCAATTCGACTTGAACGATGTCGTCAAGAGTAAACGGTCGTACCACCCGTTGATCGCTCAGGTACAGGCTGACCAATGCCCGACGCAACGGTTGCTCATGTTCAACATCAACCCCAATGACTAAACCTTTGACTTGTTCAGCTTGCTTACCGGCAAGGGTGAGCCGCACAGATCGGCCACGCAGATCGCGCAATAAATCGAGCAAACTCTGCTCTTGAGAAAGATGAAAACCGGACCGTGCTAACCGGTCGGCACGATCTTCGGGAGTCGTAAAATCGATATTGCGCACCTGTCCACTGCGGTCGATCACGATCAGGCTCTTCAACACATCGTCCATCGCGGTGCGGGGAAAGCTCAACGTCAACGTCTCGCCATGGAATTGACCACGACGTTCAAAATAACCGACACCGTGTTTATAGAGCACCATACGCTTAATCGGTGGCATCGTCATAGCTCACTCCTGCAGTAAGCGATCGAGTCGGATCGGGTTGTAAGCAGTGTACACGAGGCGACTAACATCGGCAATTACACCGCCGAGTAGTTCGTCGGGCCAAGCCCACCGATCACCGAGCGGTTTATATACATAGACTGCCAGTACATAATCACCACCGGGCGAACGGACAATACCGGCATCGGCTTGCGTATGTTCGATCCAGCCCGACTTGTGTTCAACCCGAATATCGGGCGGCAACCCGGCGACCATACGGGTCGTATCTGCATTTTCGGCTAACAGATCGAGCATCTCTTGACAACGTTCGGGACTAAGCAGATCAAATTTCTCGAGCAAAACCCCCTCACCGCGGGCACACTCATCGATCATGCGATAGAGCTGGCTGATGGCATACGGTGTCGCACGGAGGGCACAACCGGTCTCGGCGTAGGGCGGTTCGCCGACCGGGTCCTTCGGGCCACAACGAAACTTCACGTTGTACAGCCGAATGTAATCAAGTGACTCGAAGGGGATGTACAGATAAAGATACTCTAGCCCCAAATCGGCCAGCATATCACTCATCTCTTCGGCGCCGCGAAACGCACTCTCGGTACTTGTACCACCGACGCCGGCGGCCAAAATATCGTTGGCGGCCAGATTATCGCTTTCGATAATCATTGCCCGCATCTGTTGCCACTGATCTTCGGTGAACGACGCCAATTTGGTATAGCCATACAGCATAATTGCCGTCTTGATGGTACTTGTCCCGGCGAAGACGGTACGGGCATTGATTGCCGTTTCAATACCGGTTTGTAGATCGTACAGATAGACTCCGATGACCCCATCCCATTCAGCCACCAGCGCTTCGAGTTGTTCGGTCAGTTGTTCGGGAGGGACTCGTGGGACTTCAGACGTTGGCCAGCGCGTCAGGTAGATCGGATGGGTAAGCTGACCACGGCGGAGTAAGCTGCTGACAATTTCCAGCGAGCGATCGAGATCAATAGCCCGCCCGGGCAGATAGGCAAAACTGCGTGAAAGCACATCGGTCGAGGTGATAACGGTAAACGTTGGAGCAAGGGCCGATGCAACGGCGAACTCGGTAAGCTTGGCGTGAAGAGCAGTTGCATCAAACGAGTATTGCACCGGCACCTTCAGCGGTGTACCACTACCGAGTGCCGGAGCAGCCGCTGCCAGCAACCGATTCAGATCGGGACGCAAACGAATAGCCGCCGGATCAATGGGTTGGCGAACATCTCCGGCGACCAGTAGGATCGGTGTCGTTGGCGCAGGCAACGCAGTGGTCAATAAGGCCTGCGCTTCTGCCATGCTCAAACCACCTACAGGCACACCGGCAATTTCGGTACCATCAGCATAGACGGGGACCAACGGTGGAAGAGGGATCGGTGTCGATGGAGGTTGTACTGCTGCCGTGGCCTCCGCGGAATCGGTAACCACAGACGAACGCGGTGACGTGGTACACCCGGCAAGAAGAGCCACGCAAAGCAGGGCAGTGGCAAACAAACGTGGCC includes the following:
- a CDS encoding serine hydrolase; the protein is MNFRPRLFATALLCVALLAGCTTSPRSSVVTDSAEATAAVQPPSTPIPLPPLVPVYADGTEIAGVPVGGLSMAEAQALLTTALPAPTTPILLVAGDVRQPIDPAAIRLRPDLNRLLAAAAPALGSGTPLKVPVQYSFDATALHAKLTEFAVASALAPTFTVITSTDVLSRSFAYLPGRAIDLDRSLEIVSSLLRRGQLTHPIYLTRWPTSEVPRVPPEQLTEQLEALVAEWDGVIGVYLYDLQTGIETAINARTVFAGTSTIKTAIMLYGYTKLASFTEDQWQQMRAMIIESDNLAANDILAAGVGGTSTESAFRGAEEMSDMLADLGLEYLYLYIPFESLDYIRLYNVKFRCGPKDPVGEPPYAETGCALRATPYAISQLYRMIDECARGEGVLLEKFDLLSPERCQEMLDLLAENADTTRMVAGLPPDIRVEHKSGWIEHTQADAGIVRSPGGDYVLAVYVYKPLGDRWAWPDELLGGVIADVSRLVYTAYNPIRLDRLLQE